A window of candidate division TA06 bacterium genomic DNA:
GCAAGATCCTGGGGGTGCGGGGGCTGATGCCCAATCCCAAGACCGGGACCGTGACCTTCGATCTGACCAAGGCGGTCAAGGAAGCCAAGGCCGGAAAAATTGAATACCGGGTGGATAAGAATTCCAACCTCCATGTGGCGGTGGGAAAAAAATCATTTGACAACCCCAAACTGGTGGACAACATCAATACTCTGCTATCCGAGGTGGTCAAAGCCCGACCGTCATCGCTCAAGGGCACTTACATCAAAAGCATCTCCCTGTCTTCCACCATGAGCCCGGGGGTCAAGGTCGCCCTTACCGAACTGTCGGCTTTAGGAAAGTGAGATAAATAAAAATGCCAAAAACAGATAAAGAACAAAAGGTCCTGGAACTGACCGAGAAAATGAATACCGCCAAATCGGTCTATCTTACCGACTTTACTGGTCTGAATGTTCCCCAGGCCACCGAACTGCGTAAAAAACTGCGGGAAGCGTCGGTGGAATACCGGGTGGCCAAGAATACACTGGCCAAACTGGCCGCCAAGAACGCAGGCTACGAAATGCTGGCCGATTACCTGACCGGCCCCACCGGGCTGGCCTTCGGACTTAAAGACGCCATCATTCCGGCCAAGATCCTGACCGAATTTGCCAAGGAGGGCAACAAGCCCACGGTCAAGATCGGACTGATCGACGGCAAGGTAGTCAACCCCAGCGAGGTCAAACAGCTGGCCCTGCTGCCTTCCCGGGAAGTGCTTCTGTCCATGGTGCTGGCCGGACTCCAGGCGCCCATTTCCTCGTTTGTCGGGGTTCTGGGCGGGGTGCTGCAGAAAATTGTGGGCACGGTGGACGCCATAGCCAAGCAAAAGGAAGCCCAGTCCTGAAAGCCAATTCTTTAAAAACAATCAAACCGAAAATAAATCAAAGAGCAAATAAAGGAGCAAAAGGAAATGTCGGACAAGAAACAAGTCGTAATGGAAGCCATCGAGCAGATGACAGTGCTGGAGCTGGCTGAACTGGTCAAGTCCCTGGAAGAAAAATTCGGCGTCAAGGCCGCCGCCCCGGTGGCCGCAGCCGCAGCCGGCGGAGCCGCCGCCGCTCCGGCCGAAGAGAAGACCTCTTTTGATGTGGTGCTGGTCTACGGCGGAGACAAGAAAATCCAGGTGATCAAGGAAGTCCGCGGGATCACCAACCTGGGACTGAAGGAAGCCAAGGACCTGGTGGAAGGCGCCCCCAAGCCGGTCAAAGAGGGCGTTACCAAGGATGAGGCCCAGAAGATCAAGGCCACCCTGGAAGCGGCCGGAGCCGTGGTAGAACTCAAGTAAAAACCTGCATCCTTAATAACATCCGGTAAAACAAAGCCAAACTTTTTGCGGCAGTGGTTGCCGCAGGAAAGATATAAATATTGAACGGCGTTTGAGGGGGCCATCTGCGGCTGCGGTGCTGCGGAAACATTTAAAGGCTCCGTCAAACGCTGCTTTTTTGGCGGCCGTGCATTGCTTTAACCATCAGACAAATGCAGCGGCCACCTGCTTTTTTTGCCCGCCCTCCGGGCTGACCCAGACCTGACATTAACGCAGCGCCGTTACCCAGGATTAGCCACATAAAGCACATAATACACAAATAAGGAACACGTTTAACGTTATTACGTAGTAACGTTATAACGGTATGTGTGCCTTTTGTGGCTGAATAATTACCAGACACCCCTTTAATCAAGGAGGTTATTTTGAAACCGGTCAAAAGAAAAGATTATTCCAAAATAAAGTCGGGAATTCAGCTGCCCAACATGCTTGATATGCAGCTCAATTCCTACAAGGACTTTTTGCAGGAGCATCAGGCTCCGGAAAAGCGCAAGAACGAGGGGCTGCAGGCGGTGTTCAACGAGATATTCCCCATCGAGGACGCCCAGAACCGGATGGCGATGGACTTCATCTCCTACGGCCTGGGCAAGCCCCGCTATTCCATCTCCGAATGCCACGACCGCGACATGACCTATGCCGCCCCGCTGAAGTCCATCCTCAGGCTTTCGCTCAAGGATCCCAGCGATCCCAAGGGCAAGCCCAAGGAAGTGGTGGAAAAGGAGGTATTCCTGGGCGAAGTGCCGCTGATGACCGAGACAGGCACCTTCGTCATCAATGGGGCCGAGCGGGTGGTGGTCAGCCAGCTGCACCGCTCCCCGGGAGCCTTCTTTGCCGAAAAAAGCCATCCTTCGGGAAAGAGGATCTACACCGCCGAGATCATACCCTACCGAGGCTCCTGGCTTAAGCTGACCCTGGATCCCAACGATCTGCTATGGGTCTCCATCGACAAGCACCGCAAGTTTCATGCTACTTTGCTGCTGAGGGCGGTGGGCTTTGCCACCAACAAGGCCTTGCTTTCACTTTACCACCAGCCGGAGACCATCTCCCTGTCCGGGGAAAAGCAGGCCCTGGACCGCTATCTTTTCAGCGACGTCAGCGCCCCCAAGACCGGCGAAGTGCTGGCCGAGGCCGGGCACAAGATAACCCCCGAGATCCTGGCCACACTAAAGCTGTCCAAGGTGGAAAAGGTGGAAGTGGTGGCCATCGACCCGGTCAAGGACCCGGCCATCATCCCCCGCACCATGCTGGCCGACAACAACAAGGGGTCCAAGGAGGACGCCCTCTCCAAAATATACAACATCCTTCACCCCGGGGATGCCATCAACCCAGAGCTCTCCAAGGCGGTGATCGAAAAAATGTTCTTTGACCGCAAACGCTATGACCTGAAAAAGGTAGGCCGCTACCAACTGAACAAAAGGCTGGGCCAGGAGATATCTTCAGCCAATGTACTTTGTCCCAAGGATTTTGTGGAAGTGGTCCGCTATCTGCTTTCTTTAAGAATGAACCAGGGCGAAGTGGATGACATCGATCATCTGGGCAACCGCCGGATATTGAGGGTCGGCGAACTGGTCTCCAACCAGTTTTCGGCCGCGCTCTCCCGGATGGCCCGGATGACCCGGGAGCGGATGGCCATGTGGGACGGACAGGGTTCGATCACCCCCCAGGACCTGGTCAACTCCCGCATCATCTCCTCCACCGTCAACAGTTTCTTCAGCTCCTCCCAGCTGTCCCAATTCCTGGACCAGCCCAACCCGCTGGCCGAGCTGCGGCACAAGCGGCGCCTTTCGGCGCTGGGGCCGGGCGGCCTGACCCGGGAACGGGCCGGGTTCGAGGTCCGCGACGTGCATTACACCCACTACGGCCGGATGTGCCCCATCGAGACCCCGGAAGGACCAAACATCGGGCTGATCGCATCCCTGGCCTGCTTTGCCCGGGTGAACGAGCTGGGCTTTCTGGAAACGCCCTACCGCAAACTTAAGAACGGCAAGCTGACCGGAGAGGTGGATTACCTTTCGGCCAACGAGGAGGACCAGTACACCATCGCCCAGGCCAACACCCCGGTGGACGACGGCGGAAAGATCCTGGGAGAACAGGCCCTGAGCCGCTACCGCGAGACCTTTCCCCGGGCCAAAGCAGGCGAGGTCCATTATATGGACGTTTCGCCCCAGCAGCTGGTGAGCCTTTCGGCCGCCCTGATCCCCTTCCTGGAGCATGACGACGCCAACCGGGCCCTGATGGGCTCCAACATGCAGTGCCAGGCGGTTCCCCTGCTTAAGCCCCAGTCGCCGGTGGTGGGCACCGGGCTGGAGGGCAAGGCGGCGGTTGACTCCGGGACCATGGTGCTCTGTAAGCGGGACGGGGTGGTGGAAAAGGTCACCGCCGACTGCGTCTTCATCCGACCGGCCAAGACCGACATCGCCGAGGTGGATTTTCTCAAGGACAGCCAGTACGACGTCTACCACCTCACCAAGTTCCGCCGTTCCAACCAGGACACCTGCCTTAATCATAAGCCCATCGTCCGCGAGGGAGAGGCCGTCAGGAAGGGCGAGGTGATAGCCGACGGCTCATCCACCGAGGGGGGCGAGCTGGCTTTGGGCATCAACTGTCTGGTGGGCTTTTTGCCCTGGTCGGGTTTCAATTTCGAGGACGCCATCATCATCTCTGACAAGATGGTTCAGGACGACAAGTTCACCTCTGTCCACATCGAGAATTTCGAATGCTTCGTCCGGGACACCAAACGTGGGCCGGAAGAGGTGACCCGGGAGATACCCAACGTGGGCGAGGAGGCGGTGAAGGACCTGGACGATAACGGCATCATCCGCATCGGCGCCCGGGTGGAAGCCGGCGACATCCTGGTGGGCAAGGTGACCCCCAAGGGCGAGACCGAACCCACCCCCGAGGAAAAACTGCTTAGGGCCATCTTCGGCGACAAGGCCGGGGACTTTAAGGACACCTCGCTCAAGGCCCCTCCGGGCATGGACGGAATAGTCTGCGACGTCAAGGTCTTCTCCCGCAAGAGCCAGGACCGCAGGAGCAGCCAGGAGGAAAAACGCAAGATTGAAGAGATGCAGAAGGAGGCCCGGAAGCGTTCCGAGCGGATCAAGAACGAGCGCGACCGCCGGATCCGGGAACTGCTGCTGGACCAGACCTGCAACCAGACCCTGAAGGACGGGGAAAAACTGCTGGCCCGCAAGGGGCAGCGCCTGTCGGAAGCGGTGCTGGACGAAATAAAATTTGAAAGGACCCCTCTGGAGGACCTGGCCCAGATCTGCGAAGATCCTGCTTTGGGAGCCAAGGCCGTCAAGCTGATGGATTCGGCCCGCAAGGCCATCGAAGCTGTGCAGTATGAACTGCAGATCGAAAAGGAAAAAGTGGAGCGGGGCGACGAGCTGCCGGCCGACGTCATCAAGCTGGTCAAGGTCTTCGTCTCCCGTAAGCGCAAGCTGATGGTGGGCGACAAGCTGGCCGGACGGCACGGCAACAAGGGCGTGCTGGCCAGGATCGTGCCTGAGGAGGACATGCCTTATCTGGCCGACGGCCGTCCCCTGGACATGATCCTGAACCCGCTGGGCGTGCCTTCACGCATGAACCTGGGGCAGGTGCTGGAGACCCATCTGGGATGGGCCGCCCAACTGCTGGGCTTTAAAGTGGCCACTCCCATCTTCGACGGGGCCAATATCGCAGAGATCCAGTCCGAGATGAAACTGGCCGGCCTGCCCGAGCACGGCAAGGTCACCCTCTATGACGGCCGGAGCGGCCAGCCGTTCGACGAGCCGGTGACGGTGGGCGTGATGTACATGCTAAAGCTATCCCACCTGGTGGACGACAAGATCCACGCCCGGTCAATCGGGCCCTATTCCCTTATCACCCAGCAGCCCCTGGGAGGCAAGGCCCATTTCGGCGGCCAGCGTTTCGGGGAAATGGAGGTCTGGGCCCTGGAATCATACGGGGCGGCCTACACCCTGCAGGAGATACTGACCGTCAAGTCCGACGATGTCCAGGGAAGACAGAGGGTCTACGAGGCCATCGTCAAGGGAGACAACCTGCCCGAGCCCGGCACCCCGGCCTGCTTTGAGGTGCTGGTAAACGAACTGAGGGGCCTGTGCCTGGACGTTCAATTGTATAAGGAGGACTAAGCGATGACCCCCGAAAGAACTGCCAATACCGGAGAGATGGAGGTCAGGGCCACCGATTTCGACTTCATCAAGCTGAAGCTGGCCTCGCCGGAGATAATACACGGCTGGTCGCTGGGCGAGGTGACCAAGCCCGAGACCATCAACTACCGCACCTTTAAGCCGGAACGGGACGGCCTGTTCTGCGAGAAGATATTCGGACCCACCAAGGACTGGGAGTGCAACTGCGGCAAGTATAAAAAGATCCGCTTCAAGGGCGTGATCTGCGACCGCTGCGGGGTGGAGGTCACCCTGTCCCGGGTGCGCCGGGAACGGATGGGGCACATAGACCTGGCGGTGC
This region includes:
- the rplL gene encoding 50S ribosomal protein L7/L12 encodes the protein MSDKKQVVMEAIEQMTVLELAELVKSLEEKFGVKAAAPVAAAAAGGAAAAPAEEKTSFDVVLVYGGDKKIQVIKEVRGITNLGLKEAKDLVEGAPKPVKEGVTKDEAQKIKATLEAAGAVVELK
- a CDS encoding 50S ribosomal protein L10 — its product is MPKTDKEQKVLELTEKMNTAKSVYLTDFTGLNVPQATELRKKLREASVEYRVAKNTLAKLAAKNAGYEMLADYLTGPTGLAFGLKDAIIPAKILTEFAKEGNKPTVKIGLIDGKVVNPSEVKQLALLPSREVLLSMVLAGLQAPISSFVGVLGGVLQKIVGTVDAIAKQKEAQS
- the rpoB gene encoding DNA-directed RNA polymerase subunit beta, with protein sequence MKEVILKPVKRKDYSKIKSGIQLPNMLDMQLNSYKDFLQEHQAPEKRKNEGLQAVFNEIFPIEDAQNRMAMDFISYGLGKPRYSISECHDRDMTYAAPLKSILRLSLKDPSDPKGKPKEVVEKEVFLGEVPLMTETGTFVINGAERVVVSQLHRSPGAFFAEKSHPSGKRIYTAEIIPYRGSWLKLTLDPNDLLWVSIDKHRKFHATLLLRAVGFATNKALLSLYHQPETISLSGEKQALDRYLFSDVSAPKTGEVLAEAGHKITPEILATLKLSKVEKVEVVAIDPVKDPAIIPRTMLADNNKGSKEDALSKIYNILHPGDAINPELSKAVIEKMFFDRKRYDLKKVGRYQLNKRLGQEISSANVLCPKDFVEVVRYLLSLRMNQGEVDDIDHLGNRRILRVGELVSNQFSAALSRMARMTRERMAMWDGQGSITPQDLVNSRIISSTVNSFFSSSQLSQFLDQPNPLAELRHKRRLSALGPGGLTRERAGFEVRDVHYTHYGRMCPIETPEGPNIGLIASLACFARVNELGFLETPYRKLKNGKLTGEVDYLSANEEDQYTIAQANTPVDDGGKILGEQALSRYRETFPRAKAGEVHYMDVSPQQLVSLSAALIPFLEHDDANRALMGSNMQCQAVPLLKPQSPVVGTGLEGKAAVDSGTMVLCKRDGVVEKVTADCVFIRPAKTDIAEVDFLKDSQYDVYHLTKFRRSNQDTCLNHKPIVREGEAVRKGEVIADGSSTEGGELALGINCLVGFLPWSGFNFEDAIIISDKMVQDDKFTSVHIENFECFVRDTKRGPEEVTREIPNVGEEAVKDLDDNGIIRIGARVEAGDILVGKVTPKGETEPTPEEKLLRAIFGDKAGDFKDTSLKAPPGMDGIVCDVKVFSRKSQDRRSSQEEKRKIEEMQKEARKRSERIKNERDRRIRELLLDQTCNQTLKDGEKLLARKGQRLSEAVLDEIKFERTPLEDLAQICEDPALGAKAVKLMDSARKAIEAVQYELQIEKEKVERGDELPADVIKLVKVFVSRKRKLMVGDKLAGRHGNKGVLARIVPEEDMPYLADGRPLDMILNPLGVPSRMNLGQVLETHLGWAAQLLGFKVATPIFDGANIAEIQSEMKLAGLPEHGKVTLYDGRSGQPFDEPVTVGVMYMLKLSHLVDDKIHARSIGPYSLITQQPLGGKAHFGGQRFGEMEVWALESYGAAYTLQEILTVKSDDVQGRQRVYEAIVKGDNLPEPGTPACFEVLVNELRGLCLDVQLYKED